One Peribacillus simplex NBRC 15720 = DSM 1321 genomic region harbors:
- the hmpA gene encoding NO-inducible flavohemoprotein, whose product MLDAKTIEIVQSTAPVLKEHSKPIGKRFYELLFSKAPDLYNLFNQTNQKRGIQQEALGYAVYAAGEHITNLEAIKPVIKRVTEKHRAIGVKPEQYPVVGETLLQAVKDVLGDAATDEIIEAWGKAYGYIADAFIDIEKNLYEETEHQPGGWEGYRSFNIDKKIKESDVVTSFYLKPTDGKPIASYHAGQYLTLKAEVPGEKYTHIRHYSLSDSPGKDYYRISVKREDAHGDAPSGIVSNYLHRQLQVGDTLQFSAPAGDFELDNTDLPVVLISGGIGITPLLSMLNTIIEKQPQRQVTFIHATSNSQTHAFKDHLQQIVNEHQHIKSFVVYGAPTEADRTSGHFDKEGYVGLDFLQSIVPSKEANFYFCGPIPFMEAINEALNKWSVSKDHIHYEVFSPLAILGEK is encoded by the coding sequence ATGCTTGATGCTAAGACCATAGAAATCGTTCAGTCAACAGCACCTGTTCTCAAGGAACATAGTAAACCAATAGGAAAGAGATTTTATGAATTACTATTTTCAAAAGCTCCTGATTTGTATAACCTTTTTAACCAAACGAACCAAAAAAGAGGAATTCAACAAGAGGCCTTGGGGTATGCTGTCTATGCTGCAGGTGAACATATTACGAACCTTGAAGCGATAAAACCTGTAATTAAAAGAGTTACTGAGAAACATCGTGCGATAGGGGTCAAGCCTGAACAGTATCCGGTTGTAGGTGAAACGTTGCTTCAAGCAGTTAAAGATGTGTTGGGTGACGCAGCCACAGATGAAATCATAGAGGCATGGGGAAAGGCCTATGGCTATATTGCAGATGCCTTTATTGATATTGAAAAAAACCTTTATGAGGAAACAGAACATCAGCCTGGTGGATGGGAAGGATATCGAAGCTTCAATATCGATAAAAAGATAAAAGAAAGTGATGTGGTAACCTCCTTTTATCTAAAGCCTACAGACGGAAAACCCATTGCCTCCTATCATGCTGGGCAATACCTAACACTTAAGGCTGAAGTTCCTGGCGAGAAATATACGCACATACGCCATTACAGTCTTTCGGATTCACCTGGTAAGGATTACTACCGAATTAGTGTTAAACGTGAAGATGCCCATGGAGATGCTCCATCTGGAATTGTATCTAACTATTTACATAGACAGCTGCAAGTTGGAGATACGCTGCAATTTTCTGCTCCAGCAGGTGACTTCGAACTGGATAACACTGATTTACCCGTTGTTCTAATTAGTGGCGGTATTGGCATTACACCTTTGCTTAGCATGTTAAATACCATTATAGAAAAGCAACCACAACGTCAGGTTACGTTTATCCATGCAACAAGCAATAGTCAAACACATGCTTTTAAAGATCATCTGCAACAAATAGTGAATGAACATCAACATATAAAATCATTTGTAGTCTATGGTGCACCAACAGAAGCCGATCGAACCTCTGGGCATTTTGATAAAGAAGGATACGTTGGTTTAGACTTCCTGCAATCTATCGTTCCATCAAAAGAGGCTAATTTTTATTTCTGCGGACCTATTCCTTTTATGGAAGCAATCAATGAGGCCCTAAATAAATGGAGTGTATCGAAAGACCATATTCATTATGAAGTATTTAGTCCACTCGCTATTTTAGGAGAAAAATAA
- a CDS encoding S1C family serine protease, whose product MENYNGEEQVRVKAERKKGKSLWITSLVSGTVASMVTSSVFLFGGDFIDQGKSSVNESTKTAGVQQTESVEKNKSVTAEKLSTSTDSNDRAQMVESASKSIVGVVNLQEMQTQNPYQRQSTESETVESGTGSGVIYKKADGKAYIITNNHVIEGAKEVEISLYDGQKATAAVVGADALTDLAVLTIDASKAPEGIKFGNSDSMRPGEEVLAIGNPLGLDFSRSVTQGIVSATGRSISVDTSDGEWELDVLQTDAAINPGNSGGALINTAGEVIGINSLKISENGVEGLGFAIPSNDVIPIVTELIENGKITRPYLGVSLASIEELPQYYIQNVPEAAKAGVMVTSIEAGSAAANGGLKQQDIIVEIDGTKINTAAALRKYLYTDKKIGDKVKVKVYRGTEEKTITLTLQKP is encoded by the coding sequence ATGGAGAATTATAATGGTGAGGAGCAAGTCAGAGTCAAGGCAGAACGGAAAAAGGGTAAGTCTCTTTGGATAACCAGCCTTGTTTCCGGAACGGTTGCTTCTATGGTTACATCGTCTGTATTTCTATTTGGCGGGGACTTTATAGATCAAGGGAAAAGTTCAGTGAATGAGTCAACCAAAACGGCAGGTGTACAGCAAACGGAAAGTGTTGAAAAGAATAAAAGTGTCACTGCGGAAAAGTTATCGACAAGTACGGATTCAAATGATAGGGCACAGATGGTCGAATCAGCATCCAAATCGATTGTAGGGGTCGTGAATTTACAGGAGATGCAAACCCAGAACCCGTACCAGCGGCAAAGCACCGAGAGCGAAACGGTTGAAAGCGGCACTGGCTCAGGGGTCATTTATAAAAAAGCTGATGGGAAAGCCTATATCATCACGAACAATCATGTTATTGAAGGAGCTAAGGAAGTCGAAATTTCATTGTATGATGGACAAAAGGCAACGGCAGCAGTTGTCGGGGCTGATGCTTTGACGGATTTAGCGGTTTTGACAATTGATGCCTCGAAAGCACCGGAGGGAATTAAATTCGGGAATTCTGATAGCATGCGTCCAGGTGAAGAAGTATTGGCAATTGGCAACCCACTTGGACTTGATTTTTCACGATCGGTTACACAAGGGATCGTCAGTGCGACCGGACGCTCCATTTCAGTCGATACCTCGGACGGGGAGTGGGAACTTGATGTCCTTCAAACAGATGCAGCGATCAACCCTGGCAATAGCGGCGGTGCTTTAATCAACACCGCTGGGGAAGTGATCGGCATAAACAGTTTGAAGATTTCCGAAAACGGTGTGGAAGGCTTAGGGTTTGCTATACCAAGTAATGATGTGATTCCGATAGTTACGGAGCTGATTGAAAATGGAAAAATCACGCGCCCATACTTAGGAGTCAGTTTGGCCAGTATAGAAGAACTGCCGCAATATTACATTCAAAATGTTCCTGAAGCCGCAAAGGCCGGTGTAATGGTGACGAGTATAGAAGCGGGATCAGCTGCGGCGAATGGAGGGCTTAAGCAACAGGATATCATCGTTGAGATTGATGGAACGAAAATAAATACTGCCGCTGCATTAAGGAAGTACTTATATACAGATAAGAAAATCGGCGATAAAGTAAAGGTTAAAGTATATCGAGGCACTGAAGAGAAAACGATAACGTTAACCTTGCAAAAACCATAG
- the qoxA gene encoding cytochrome aa3 quinol oxidase subunit II: MKIKWALLTILFTIATVLTGCDNPLMVLDPKGPVAATQADVIMISIWTMAFVVLVVMVLYIFMIMKYRASKQRDDYEPPHIEGSKVLEIIWVAIPILIVAFLSVVTVKTTNEVEATPKGYADQEPLVIYASSSNWKWHFSYPEEDIETVNYLFLPTDRPIEFKLYSYGPISSFWIPQLGGQKYAMSNMVNTLHLAADVPGEYMGRNSNFSGSGFAQQTFNVNVLSAKEYDKWVDEIKATAKPITEEKFNELLKPGHVGQSTYTGTHLEFSPAPEGEHAGHGNHGSSDTEENDSKDSHEEHSEHSNMNHDH, translated from the coding sequence ATGAAAATAAAATGGGCTCTATTAACTATACTTTTTACAATTGCCACTGTGCTAACCGGTTGCGATAACCCATTAATGGTCTTGGACCCTAAAGGGCCAGTAGCTGCAACACAAGCAGATGTTATTATGATTTCGATATGGACAATGGCCTTTGTCGTCCTTGTCGTTATGGTACTGTATATCTTCATGATAATGAAGTATCGTGCTTCCAAACAACGTGATGATTATGAACCGCCTCATATTGAAGGAAGTAAGGTTCTTGAAATAATTTGGGTTGCGATCCCAATTTTGATCGTCGCTTTCCTATCCGTTGTTACTGTTAAAACAACAAATGAAGTTGAGGCAACACCTAAAGGATATGCAGATCAAGAACCATTAGTTATTTATGCTTCATCTTCTAACTGGAAGTGGCATTTTAGTTATCCGGAAGAAGATATCGAAACAGTCAACTATCTGTTTTTACCTACTGACCGACCAATTGAATTTAAACTTTACTCATACGGTCCAATCTCCAGTTTCTGGATTCCGCAACTTGGAGGACAAAAATACGCGATGTCGAACATGGTAAATACGTTGCATTTAGCAGCTGATGTACCAGGAGAGTATATGGGTCGAAATTCAAACTTCAGTGGTTCAGGTTTTGCTCAGCAAACGTTCAACGTTAATGTACTTTCAGCAAAAGAATACGATAAGTGGGTAGATGAAATTAAAGCTACTGCTAAACCGATTACTGAGGAAAAATTCAATGAATTATTAAAACCTGGTCATGTGGGCCAATCCACTTACACTGGAACTCACTTAGAGTTTTCTCCAGCTCCTGAAGGGGAACATGCTGGTCATGGTAACCACGGATCTTCTGATACTGAAGAAAATGATTCCAAGGATTCACACGAGGAACATTCAGAACACAGCAACATGAATCATGATCACTAA
- a CDS encoding ketoacyl-ACP synthase III has translation MFKSKARITAIGSYVPEKRLTNKDLEKMIETNDEWIVKRTGIKERRIAHEEEFTSDISYKAVKDLMERYDKSVEDVDMIIVCTFTPDFNTPSVASLVQAKLGIKNTGAIDLNAACAGFTYGLHVANGLVTSGLNKKVLVIGADTLSKIMDYEDRATCILFGDGGGAVLVEYDEKQPSFISSHLYSEGEGGKNLYSTNLSTRINGEDLNNSGNLVQNGREVYKWAVTTVPKGMQTVMKNTEFHLNEVDWFVPHSANLRMIESICDRSGFPIERTLYSLVEYGNTSSATIPLALDQGVNEGKLNNGEKILLYGFGGGLAQAGLLINWTL, from the coding sequence ATGTTCAAATCCAAAGCACGTATTACTGCGATAGGTTCTTATGTTCCAGAAAAAAGGTTAACAAATAAGGACTTAGAAAAAATGATTGAAACCAATGATGAATGGATTGTTAAACGTACTGGTATTAAAGAGCGAAGAATTGCACATGAAGAAGAGTTTACTAGTGATATAAGTTATAAAGCTGTAAAGGATTTAATGGAAAGGTATGATAAATCTGTCGAAGATGTTGATATGATTATTGTCTGTACCTTTACACCTGATTTCAACACTCCAAGTGTAGCTTCTTTAGTCCAAGCAAAGCTAGGTATTAAGAATACTGGAGCTATTGATTTAAACGCTGCTTGTGCAGGATTTACTTATGGGTTGCATGTGGCTAATGGATTAGTAACATCTGGTTTAAATAAGAAAGTTCTTGTTATTGGAGCTGATACTTTATCTAAAATTATGGACTATGAAGATCGAGCCACTTGTATTTTATTTGGAGATGGTGGAGGAGCAGTTCTTGTAGAATATGATGAAAAACAGCCAAGTTTTATTTCTTCACATTTATATTCGGAAGGAGAAGGCGGAAAAAATTTATATAGTACAAACCTATCGACACGTATAAATGGTGAAGACTTGAATAATAGTGGTAACCTTGTACAAAATGGACGTGAGGTTTATAAATGGGCTGTTACTACTGTTCCAAAAGGAATGCAAACTGTGATGAAAAATACTGAATTTCATTTGAATGAAGTTGATTGGTTTGTACCGCATAGTGCAAATTTAAGAATGATTGAGTCAATATGTGATAGAAGTGGCTTTCCAATTGAGCGTACTTTATATAGCTTAGTGGAGTATGGAAATACTTCTTCAGCAACAATACCATTAGCTTTAGATCAAGGAGTAAATGAAGGAAAGCTCAATAATGGTGAGAAGATTTTATTATATGGTTTCGGTGGTGGGTTAGCACAAGCAGGATTGCTTATCAATTGGACCCTATAA
- a CDS encoding helix-turn-helix domain-containing protein — protein sequence MIFSERLKKEREKRNWSQNDLAEKIHVSRQSVSKWETGKNYPSIEVLINLSDLFQITVDELLRSDEELKEKIIRESKQLAFPKRKMFFDIVLLLGAFLLVSKLIIFGLNKFVGTDITILKSMPVVSNFLPLALMVIGGIGSDYLKDKYVD from the coding sequence ATGATATTTAGCGAGCGATTAAAAAAAGAACGAGAAAAAAGAAATTGGTCACAAAATGATCTTGCAGAGAAGATTCATGTGAGTCGCCAATCTGTGTCAAAATGGGAAACGGGAAAAAATTATCCAAGTATTGAAGTACTCATTAATTTAAGTGATTTATTTCAAATTACAGTAGATGAATTATTAAGGAGTGACGAGGAATTGAAAGAAAAAATAATACGGGAAAGTAAGCAGTTAGCATTTCCAAAAAGGAAAATGTTTTTTGATATCGTGTTATTACTAGGTGCATTTTTGTTAGTGTCAAAATTAATTATTTTTGGTCTTAACAAATTTGTTGGCACGGATATTACCATTTTAAAAAGTATGCCAGTTGTATCGAATTTTTTACCATTAGCTTTGATGGTTATTGGTGGTATTGGTTCAGATTATTTGAAAGATAAATATGTAGATTGA